In one window of Nerophis ophidion isolate RoL-2023_Sa linkage group LG05, RoL_Noph_v1.0, whole genome shotgun sequence DNA:
- the pgm3 gene encoding phosphoacetylglucosamine mutase, which yields MAHFQEVSKRSTVHPKPADLVLEYGTAGFRSNAKHLDHIMFRMGLLATLRSKKTKAAIGVMVTASHNPEEDNGVKLIDPMGEMLSAAWEDQATHLANVEQQDLPRVIEDIIKKESIDMSQEAIVFVGKDTRSSSDRLSQAVLDGVCALHSHNKDYGLVTTPQLHYLVCCHNTQGRYGEATVNGYYSKLCQAFIELTKNSPNRTDDQKHLTLDGANGIGALKVREMERHLKTELQVSLFNHGDGKLNHQCGADFVKVQQKLPAGIKVNAGERCCSFDGDADRIVYYYTDSDGHFHLMDGDKIATLISTFLNELLIQAGLNLELAVVQTAYANGSSTRFLEDTLKLTVRCTKTGVKHLHHVAQEFDIGVYFEANGHGTVLFSKSAEEKIKQLANNPNTDDGRKRAAILLCHTINVINQTVGDAIADMLLVEAVLALKGMTVQQWGAIYTDLPNRQLKVKVSDRRVINTTDAERRAVSPAGLQEAIDALVKNYRHARSFVRPSGTEDVVRVYAEADTQESADSLAHQVSLAVYRLAGGVGNEPKPLH from the exons ATGGCACACTTTCAGGAAGTGTCAAAACGGTCAACTGTGCACCCTAAACCTGCAGACTTGGTATTGGAGTATGGTACTGCTGGTTTCCGGTCCAACGCCAAGCATCTGGACCACATCATGTTCAGGATGGGACTGCTGGCCACCCTGCGGTCCAAAAAAACCAAAGCGGCCATAGGAGTAATGGTCACCGCCTCTCACAACCCTGAG GAGGACAACGGCGTGAAGCTGATTGACCCCATGGGTGAGATGTTGTCTGCGGCATGGGAGGACCAGGCCACCCATCTGGCCAACGTGGAGCAGCAAGATTTACCACGTGTTATTGAGGACATTATAAAGAAAGAGAGCATTGACATGAGCCAGGAAGCCATTGTGTTTGTGGGCAAAGACACCAG GAGCAGCAGTGATAGACTCTCACAAGCAGTActtgatggagtgtgtgctctgcATAGCCATAATAAAG ATTATGGGCTGGTGACCACTCCGCAGCTTCATTACTTGGTGTGCTGTCACAACACACAGGGGCGCTATGGCGAGGCCACAGTGAATGGCTACTACAGTAAACTCTGCCAGGCTTTCATTGAGCTTACCAAGAAT TCACCCAACCGCACAGATGATCAGAAGCACCTCACTTTGGACGGCGCCAACGGTATCGGTGCGTTGAAAGTACGTGAGATGGAGCGCCACCTTAAGACAGAATTGCAGGTTTCGCTTTTCAACCACGGCGACGGAAAACTCAACCACCAGTGTGGCGCTGATTTTGTCAAGGTCCAACAGAAACTTCCAGCAG GGATTAAGGTAAATGCTGGCGAGCGCTGCTGTTCATTTGACGGTGACGCTGACCGCATCGTTTATTACTACACCGACTCGGACGGACACTTTCACCTGATGGATGGAGACAAAATAGCGACTCTTATCAGCACTTTTCTTAACGAGCTGCTCATCCAG GCTGGTCTGAATTTGGAGTTGGCAGTAGTGCAAACCGCTTACGCTAACGGTAGCTCGACACGCTTCCTGGAAGACACCTTGAAGCTGACGGTGAGGTGCACAAAGACTGGAGTGAAACACCTCCATCACGTGGCACAGGAGTTTGACATTGGAGTGTATTTTGAGGCCAATGGCCACGGGACG GTGTTGTTCAGCAAATCAGCCGAGGAGAAGATAAAGCAACTTGCCAACAACCCAAACACTGACGACGGCAGGAAGAGAGCAGCTATTCTGCTGTGCCATACCATCAATGTCATTAACCAG ACTGTAGGTGACGCCATTGCTGACATGCTGCTAGTAGAGGCTGTGTTAGCCTTGAAGGGAATGACTGTGCAGCAGTGGGGTGCCATCTACACGGATCTGCCCAACAGGCAGCTAAAAGTCAAG GTCTCAGATCGCAGGGTGATTAACACGACCGACGCAGAGAGACGCGCCGTGAGTCCAGCGGGCCTGCAGGAGGCCATTGACGCCTTGGTGAAGAATTACAGACACGCTCGCTCCTTCGTCAGACCATCTGGCACCGAGGATGTCGTGAGAGTTTACGCCGAAGCTGACACACAA GAGAGTGCTGACTCACTTGCACATCAAGTCAGCCTTGCAGTGTATCGCCTCGCTGGCGGGGTGGGAAACGAACCCAAGCCTTTGCACTAG